GACCGGCGCACCGGCGCTCCCGCCGACCAGACCGGCAAGTTCGCCGCCGCGATCCTCGGCAACACCGAGGACGTGTGGAACCAGGTTCTGCCGAACCAGACCGGGCGGCAATACACCCCGACCACGATGGTGCTCTATACCGGCGGCACCCGCAGCGGCTGCGGCCAGGCCCGGGCCGCGATGGGCCCGTTCTACTGCCCGCTCGACAAGAAGGTCTACCTCGACACGACCTTCTTCAAGGAGATGGAGCAGAAGTTCAACGTGAAGGGCGATTTCGCCTACGCCTACGTCATCGCCCACGAGGTCGGCCACCACGTCCAGGACGTGCTCGGCATCCTGCCCAAGGTCCAGCGCAAGCAGCAGCAGGTCGGCGAGCGCGAATCGAACGCCCTCTCGGTCCGCGTCGAACTGATGGCCGATTGCCTCGCCGGCGTCTGGGCCAAGAACTCGAACGACCGCTTCAATTCGCTCGAGCCCGGCGACATCGAGGAGGCGATGCAGGCGGCGAGCGCCATCGGCGACGACAAGCTCCAGAAGCAGAGCCAGGGCTACGTCGTGCCGGATTCCTTCACCCACGGCTCCTCGGCCCAGCGCATGCGCTGGTTCCAGACCGGCTACCGCAGCGGCCAGACCCAGTCCTGCGACACCTTCCGGGCCTCCCAGCTCTGATGGCCGGCCTCGACCTTGCCCGGGATTTCGTGCCGCTCTCGATCGCGGTGCTCACCGTCTCGGACACCCGCACCCTCGCCGACGACCGCTCCGGCGACACCCTGGCCGAGCGGCTGGGGCAGGCGGGCCACCGCCTCGCCGCCCGGGCGATCGTGCCCGACGAGGTCGAGGCGATCCGCGCGCAGGTGCGCGCCTGGGCCGGCGATCCGGGGGTGGACGTCGTCATCACCACCGGCGGCACCGGCTTCACCGGCCGCGACGTCACGCCGGAGGCGCTGGAGCCCTTGTTCGAGAAGCGGATGGACGGGTTCTCCGCCATCTTCCACCGCATCTCCTACGACAAGATCGGCACCTCGACGCTGCAGTCGCGGGCGACCGCCGGGGTGGTGAGCGCCACCTACGTCTTCGTGCTGCCGGGCTCGCCCGGCGCCTGCCGCGACGCCTGGGACGGCATCCTGGCCGCCCAGCTCGACTACCGGCACCGGCCCTGCAACTTCGTCGAGATCATGCCGCGCCTCGACGAGCACCTGAAGCGGGGAGCGGCTAACCCCGCAGCAGCGCGGCCCGCAGGGGCCTGACCGGCAGGCGGGCCCTGAGCGGCAGGCCCGCCCGCACGGCCTCGACCCGCACGAGGTC
The sequence above is drawn from the Methylobacterium terrae genome and encodes:
- the moaB gene encoding molybdenum cofactor biosynthesis protein B produces the protein MAGLDLARDFVPLSIAVLTVSDTRTLADDRSGDTLAERLGQAGHRLAARAIVPDEVEAIRAQVRAWAGDPGVDVVITTGGTGFTGRDVTPEALEPLFEKRMDGFSAIFHRISYDKIGTSTLQSRATAGVVSATYVFVLPGSPGACRDAWDGILAAQLDYRHRPCNFVEIMPRLDEHLKRGAANPAAARPAGA
- the ypfJ gene encoding KPN_02809 family neutral zinc metallopeptidase, with product MRWEDFRTSDNVEDRRGEGGGGGGFGFPGGGAGGLGIGTIVILCIIGWVTGINPAILIGGAETVTRQRAPQEQQQGRPQPDRRTGAPADQTGKFAAAILGNTEDVWNQVLPNQTGRQYTPTTMVLYTGGTRSGCGQARAAMGPFYCPLDKKVYLDTTFFKEMEQKFNVKGDFAYAYVIAHEVGHHVQDVLGILPKVQRKQQQVGERESNALSVRVELMADCLAGVWAKNSNDRFNSLEPGDIEEAMQAASAIGDDKLQKQSQGYVVPDSFTHGSSAQRMRWFQTGYRSGQTQSCDTFRASQL